A stretch of the Sulfuritortus calidifontis genome encodes the following:
- a CDS encoding efflux RND transporter permease subunit, which yields MTLPELSIRRHVLAWMLSGVLLLFGIISFLRIGIDRFPYIEFPIISITTTQKGANPDVVDASITSVIETAVNSTPGIQHINSTSSPGVSIVAITFDLDKDIDVAFNEVQAKVNQVLKSLPQDADPPVVAKVATNASPIFWVALQGDRTQQQLNQYARNVVKKRLETVAGVGEVRLGGRRDRTIRVNLDPQRMAALGVTAQDLVNAFNREHIQQPGGFVTGQSSEYLLKLDLEFHTTDALEEMVVAYRNGAPIKLKQVAEVEDGLSDYRQLARFNGKPTVGIGIVKVANTNTVEIIKNIKTKLDQEIIPQLPPGMTLTIASDDSLFIQQMVDSLMNHLVEGTVLAALIVLLFLKSWRSTLIISLAIPVSLLGAIAVIYFFGYTFNSLTLLALLLLIGVVVDDAIVVLENIYRHREMAIDVSAQANPGEAGVKPADAGGRSQNIYRHREAIDPDPVSAALAGSREVVFAVLAATLSLVSIFAPVIFMGGIIGMFFQSFAVVVTFGVLVSLFVSLTLTPMLCARYLTVQKRHGRLYQALDAAFQRMDEAYRRLLGYAMGHRWKIVIATVLVVLSSGWFFVNTGKTFVPEEDEGRFLVFVKTPLGSSIDYTSGRLAEVEKVLARHPEINTYFAAIGLGQAGQVNEAFASVRMVPPDRRTLKQYELIPRLKQELAQIPGARVFPAPIPIVGGQRGEALQFVVSGPNLQEVGRLAKLMQDKLSADPGIGRLDMNLQLDLPQIRMNLDRTRANSLGLSANDVALAVNLLTGGIDVARFNDEPGDGERYYVRLKAQDGEFTRPTDLANIYLRAANGELVRIDTIAQFEETLGPAVIGRMDLQYAAQFFGSPTIPLGEAVSRIQEAATGLLPPGYTVKMVGQAEEFQKTAQNMAFAFVLALVLLYMVLASQFNSFLQPLIIMVAQPLAIIGGVVALWLTGHTINIYSMIGLVLLIGLVAKNSILLVDLANQRRSEGMTIDAALLEACPIRLRPVLMTSFTVILALLPAALGLGAGAETNGPLAVAVIGGMLSSTLLTLVVVPAVYSLVENWVARRRKA from the coding sequence ATGACCCTGCCCGAGCTTTCGATCAGGCGCCACGTCCTGGCCTGGATGCTGTCGGGCGTGCTGCTGCTGTTCGGCATCATCAGCTTCCTGCGCATCGGCATCGACCGTTTCCCCTACATCGAATTCCCCATCATCTCGATCACCACCACCCAGAAGGGCGCCAACCCCGACGTGGTCGACGCCAGCATCACCAGCGTGATCGAGACCGCGGTCAACAGCACGCCCGGTATCCAGCACATCAACTCCACCTCCTCGCCCGGCGTTTCCATCGTCGCCATCACCTTCGACCTGGACAAGGACATCGACGTCGCCTTCAACGAGGTGCAGGCCAAGGTCAACCAGGTGCTGAAGAGCCTGCCCCAGGATGCCGACCCGCCGGTGGTGGCCAAGGTGGCGACCAATGCCAGCCCGATCTTCTGGGTCGCCCTGCAGGGCGACCGCACCCAGCAGCAGCTCAACCAGTACGCCCGCAACGTGGTGAAGAAGCGGCTGGAGACCGTGGCCGGCGTCGGCGAGGTGCGCCTGGGCGGCCGGCGCGACCGCACCATTCGGGTCAACCTCGACCCGCAGCGCATGGCCGCGCTCGGCGTCACCGCCCAGGACCTGGTCAACGCCTTCAACCGCGAGCACATCCAGCAGCCCGGCGGCTTCGTCACCGGCCAGAGCTCTGAATATCTGCTCAAGCTCGACCTGGAATTCCACACCACCGACGCCCTGGAGGAGATGGTGGTGGCCTATCGCAATGGCGCGCCGATCAAGCTCAAGCAGGTGGCCGAGGTGGAGGACGGCCTGTCCGACTACCGCCAGCTCGCCCGCTTCAATGGCAAGCCCACGGTCGGCATCGGCATCGTCAAGGTGGCCAACACCAACACGGTCGAGATCATCAAAAACATCAAGACCAAGCTCGACCAGGAGATCATCCCCCAGCTGCCACCGGGCATGACCCTCACCATCGCCTCCGACGACTCGCTCTTCATCCAGCAGATGGTCGACTCGCTGATGAACCACCTGGTCGAAGGCACGGTGCTGGCGGCGCTGATCGTGCTGCTGTTCCTCAAGAGCTGGCGTTCCACCCTGATCATCTCGCTGGCCATCCCGGTCTCGCTGCTGGGCGCCATCGCGGTCATCTATTTCTTCGGCTACACCTTCAACTCGCTCACCCTGCTCGCCCTGCTTCTGCTGATCGGTGTGGTGGTGGACGACGCCATTGTCGTGCTGGAAAACATCTATCGCCATCGCGAGATGGCGATAGATGTTTCGGCGCAGGCCAACCCCGGCGAAGCCGGGGTTAAACCCGCGGATGCGGGTGGCCGGAGCCAGAACATCTACCGCCACCGCGAGGCCATCGACCCCGACCCCGTCAGCGCCGCCCTCGCCGGCAGCCGCGAGGTGGTGTTCGCCGTGCTCGCCGCCACCCTGTCGCTGGTCTCCATCTTCGCCCCGGTCATCTTCATGGGCGGCATCATCGGCATGTTCTTCCAGTCCTTCGCCGTGGTGGTGACCTTCGGCGTGCTGGTCTCGCTGTTCGTCTCGCTCACTTTGACGCCCATGCTGTGCGCCCGCTATCTCACCGTGCAAAAGCGGCACGGCCGTCTCTATCAGGCGCTCGATGCCGCCTTCCAGCGCATGGACGAGGCCTATCGCCGACTGCTCGGCTATGCCATGGGCCACCGTTGGAAGATCGTCATCGCCACCGTGCTGGTCGTGCTCTCCTCCGGCTGGTTTTTCGTCAATACCGGCAAGACCTTCGTGCCCGAGGAAGACGAAGGCCGCTTCCTGGTCTTCGTCAAGACCCCGCTCGGCTCCAGCATCGACTACACCAGCGGCCGCCTGGCCGAGGTGGAAAAGGTGCTGGCCCGGCACCCCGAGATCAACACCTATTTCGCCGCCATCGGCCTGGGCCAGGCTGGCCAGGTGAACGAGGCCTTCGCCTCGGTGCGCATGGTTCCGCCCGACCGGCGCACGCTCAAGCAATACGAGCTGATTCCGCGATTGAAGCAGGAACTGGCCCAGATCCCCGGCGCCCGCGTCTTCCCGGCGCCAATCCCCATCGTCGGCGGCCAGCGCGGCGAGGCTCTGCAATTCGTGGTCTCCGGCCCCAATCTGCAGGAGGTCGGCCGTCTGGCCAAGCTGATGCAGGACAAACTCTCGGCCGACCCCGGCATCGGCCGCTTGGACATGAACCTGCAGCTCGACCTGCCGCAGATCAGGATGAACCTCGACCGCACCCGCGCCAACAGCCTCGGACTCTCCGCCAACGACGTCGCCCTGGCGGTCAACCTGCTCACCGGCGGCATCGACGTCGCCCGCTTCAACGACGAACCGGGCGATGGCGAGCGCTACTACGTGCGCCTCAAGGCACAAGACGGCGAGTTCACCCGGCCGACCGACCTGGCCAACATCTACCTGCGCGCCGCGAACGGGGAACTGGTGCGCATCGACACCATCGCCCAATTCGAGGAAACGCTCGGCCCCGCGGTGATCGGCCGCATGGACCTGCAATACGCCGCCCAGTTCTTCGGCAGCCCGACCATTCCGCTCGGCGAGGCCGTCAGCCGCATCCAGGAAGCCGCCACCGGCCTGCTGCCGCCCGGCTACACGGTGAAGATGGTCGGCCAGGCCGAGGAATTCCAGAAGACCGCGCAGAACATGGCCTTCGCCTTCGTCCTGGCGCTGGTTCTGCTCTACATGGTGCTGGCCAGCCAGTTCAATTCCTTCCTGCAACCGCTCATCATCATGGTCGCCCAGCCGCTCGCCATCATCGGCGGCGTCGTCGCGCTCTGGCTCACCGGCCACACCATCAACATCTATTCCATGATCGGCCTGGTCCTGCTGATCGGCCTGGTGGCGAAGAACTCCATCCTGCTGGTCGACCTGGCCAACCAGCGCCGCAGCGAGGGTATGACCATCGACGCCGCCCTGCTCGAGGCCTGCCCGATCCGGCTGCGCCCCGTGCTGATGACCTCGTTCACCGTCATCCTCGCCCTGCTGCCGGCCGCCCTCGGCCTGGGCGCCGGCGCCGAGACCAACGGCCCGCTCGCGGTGGCGGTGATCGGCGGCATGTTGTCATCGACGCTACTGACCTTGGTGGTGGTGCCGGCGGTTTATTCCTTGGTGGAGAATTGGGTGGCGCGGCGGCGGAAGGCGTAG
- a CDS encoding DUF5131 family protein — MATSDIEWTEQTWNPVTGCTKVSPVPIWCRQANMAPPARCEPIKSRIIL; from the coding sequence ATGGCAACTTCTGACATCGAATGGACTGAGCAAACGTGGAACCCCGTCACTGGCTGCACAAAGGTTTCACCTGTCCCTATATGGTGCCGGCAAGCTAACATGGCTCCTCCAGCCAGGTGCGAACCGATCAAAAGCAGAATCATCTTGTGA
- the ribH gene encoding 6,7-dimethyl-8-ribityllumazine synthase, with translation MPRYDNICEHEINLDGKGIRVGIVMSRFNIDICEGLLSACTAELTKLGVKESDMCIATVPGALEIPLALQKLAATGKYDALIALGAVVRGDTYHFEVVSNEMASGIMQVTLDTGLPIANAVLTTNTDDQALLRMSQKGAEAAQVVVEMVNLFKAV, from the coding sequence ATGCCCCGCTACGACAACATCTGCGAACACGAGATCAACCTGGATGGCAAAGGCATCCGGGTCGGCATCGTCATGAGCCGGTTCAACATCGACATCTGCGAAGGCCTGCTCTCGGCCTGCACCGCCGAGCTCACCAAGCTGGGCGTCAAGGAATCCGACATGTGCATCGCCACCGTGCCCGGCGCCCTGGAGATTCCCCTGGCGCTGCAGAAGCTGGCGGCCACCGGCAAGTACGACGCGCTGATCGCCTTGGGCGCCGTGGTGCGCGGCGACACCTATCACTTCGAGGTGGTTTCCAACGAGATGGCCAGCGGCATCATGCAAGTGACCCTGGACACCGGTCTGCCCATCGCCAACGCCGTGCTCACCACCAACACCGACGACCAGGCCCTGCTGCGCATGTCGCAGAAGGGCGCGGAGGCCGCGCAGGTGGTGGTCGAGATGGTCAACCTGTTCAAGGCGGTTTAG
- a CDS encoding methyltransferase, giving the protein MDHRARYLTLQDQLSRNQAFWRPAPFHVARPEWCARQPEWAAQALQLDDVEVERLNADNAALIAWAGEFVPELRALQTLIELPRLELPADAEAIPGRLAWGMPGRKQAQAEAFAEAVEATEHPILEWCAGKGHLGRLLAERARQPVLSLDVDATLCREGELLAERAHVDQHFICADALNADAAVHLAGRHAIALHACGDLHLALLRGAVGQRAAAVDLAPCCYYRTRDAVYRPLNPEGTLHLTRDELHLPVTDTATAGARARRLRDQAMAWKLAFVKLREDLAGVPTTRTFKPVPSSWLSLGFEGWCCRLAEREGLDVPAHYDWAALEAHGWQRQREVMRLSLVRHVFRRPLEVWLALDRALFLERAGYRVRLAEFCGRELTPRNLFISARQYNDR; this is encoded by the coding sequence ATGGATCACCGCGCCCGCTACCTCACGCTGCAAGACCAGCTGAGCCGAAACCAAGCATTCTGGCGGCCGGCGCCGTTTCACGTCGCGCGGCCCGAGTGGTGCGCGCGGCAGCCCGAATGGGCGGCGCAGGCACTGCAACTGGATGATGTCGAGGTCGAGCGGCTCAATGCCGACAACGCGGCGCTCATCGCCTGGGCCGGTGAATTCGTGCCCGAGCTGCGTGCGTTGCAAACGCTGATCGAACTGCCGCGCCTCGAATTGCCTGCCGATGCCGAAGCCATCCCCGGCCGCCTCGCCTGGGGCATGCCCGGCCGCAAGCAGGCCCAGGCCGAGGCCTTCGCCGAGGCGGTCGAGGCGACCGAGCATCCCATCCTGGAATGGTGCGCCGGCAAGGGCCACCTCGGTCGCCTGCTCGCCGAGCGCGCGCGCCAGCCGGTGCTGAGCCTGGACGTCGATGCCACCCTCTGCCGCGAAGGCGAGCTCCTGGCCGAGCGCGCCCACGTCGACCAGCATTTCATCTGCGCCGATGCCCTAAACGCCGATGCCGCCGTCCACCTTGCCGGCCGCCATGCCATTGCCCTGCATGCCTGCGGCGACCTGCATCTGGCCTTGCTGCGCGGCGCGGTGGGGCAGCGCGCCGCGGCGGTCGATCTTGCGCCCTGCTGCTATTACCGCACTCGTGACGCGGTGTATCGCCCGCTCAACCCCGAGGGCACGCTGCATCTCACCCGCGACGAACTGCACCTGCCGGTCACCGACACCGCCACCGCCGGCGCCCGCGCCAGAAGACTGCGCGACCAGGCCATGGCCTGGAAACTCGCCTTCGTGAAACTGCGCGAAGATTTGGCCGGCGTGCCCACTACGCGCACCTTCAAGCCGGTGCCGTCGAGTTGGCTGTCCCTGGGTTTCGAAGGATGGTGTTGCAGGCTGGCCGAGCGCGAGGGGCTTGATGTGCCGGCGCATTACGACTGGGCCGCGCTCGAAGCCCACGGCTGGCAGCGCCAGCGCGAGGTGATGCGCCTGTCCCTGGTGCGTCACGTCTTTCGCCGGCCCTTGGAGGTTTGGCTTGCGCTCGACCGCGCGCTGTTTCTGGAGCGTGCCGGCTATCGGGTGCGGCTGGCGGAGTTTTGCGGGCGGGAGCTGACGCCGAGGAATTTGTTTATCTCGGCGCGCCAATATAACGACAGGTGA
- the ribBA gene encoding bifunctional 3,4-dihydroxy-2-butanone-4-phosphate synthase/GTP cyclohydrolase II encodes MSLAPIADIIADFKAGKMVILVDEEDRENEGDLVLAADFVTPEAINFMAKHGRGLICLTLTEARCRQLGLDLMVGKNRAPLGTAFTVSIEAAQGVTTGISAADRATTIQAAVKKDAGPNDIVMPGHIFPLMAQEGGVLKRAGHTEAGCDLGQLAGLTPAAVICEILKDDGTMARLPDLVEFAKEHGLKIGAIADLIHYRSRNEKLVERVADKPVKTAYGDFRLVAFRDKTAGETHLALVKGKPTPAQETLVRVHEPISVLDFLDTGTGHSWTVDAALKTLAQAERGVMVLLHRPETGDDLLAKFSTEPKPAAKFDLRNYGIGAQILKDLGVGKMRIMAHPRKMPSMTGFDLEVTGYIEQQGV; translated from the coding sequence ATGAGCCTGGCTCCCATCGCAGACATCATCGCCGACTTCAAGGCCGGCAAAATGGTCATCCTGGTCGACGAGGAGGACCGCGAGAACGAGGGTGACCTGGTGCTGGCGGCCGATTTCGTCACGCCGGAGGCGATCAACTTCATGGCCAAGCACGGCCGCGGCCTGATCTGCCTGACCCTGACCGAGGCGCGTTGCCGTCAGCTCGGGCTCGACCTCATGGTCGGCAAGAACCGGGCCCCGCTGGGGACTGCCTTCACGGTCTCGATCGAGGCGGCCCAGGGCGTGACCACCGGCATCTCGGCGGCCGACCGGGCGACCACCATCCAGGCCGCAGTGAAGAAGGATGCCGGCCCGAACGACATCGTCATGCCCGGCCACATCTTCCCGCTCATGGCGCAAGAGGGTGGCGTGCTCAAGCGCGCCGGCCACACCGAGGCTGGCTGCGATCTGGGCCAGCTCGCCGGCCTGACCCCGGCCGCGGTGATCTGCGAGATCCTGAAGGACGACGGCACCATGGCCCGGCTGCCGGACCTGGTCGAATTCGCCAAGGAGCACGGCCTCAAGATCGGCGCCATCGCCGACCTCATCCACTATCGCAGCCGGAACGAGAAGCTGGTCGAGCGTGTGGCCGACAAGCCGGTCAAGACCGCCTATGGCGATTTCCGCCTGGTCGCCTTCCGCGACAAGACCGCGGGCGAGACGCACCTGGCCCTGGTCAAGGGCAAGCCGACGCCGGCTCAGGAAACCTTGGTGCGGGTGCACGAGCCGATTTCGGTGCTCGATTTCCTCGACACCGGCACCGGCCACTCCTGGACCGTGGATGCCGCGCTGAAGACCCTGGCCCAGGCCGAGCGCGGCGTGATGGTGCTGCTGCACCGGCCGGAAACCGGCGACGACCTGCTGGCCAAGTTCTCGACCGAGCCCAAGCCGGCGGCGAAATTTGACCTGCGCAACTATGGCATTGGCGCCCAGATCCTGAAGGACCTCGGCGTCGGCAAGATGCGCATCATGGCCCACCCCCGGAAGATGCCGTCGATGACCGGCTTCGACCTCGAGGTGACCGGATACATTGAGCAACAGGGAGTCTGA
- a CDS encoding riboflavin synthase, protein MFTGIIQAVGHIQHLVERPGGDARVTIAAGGLDLADVGLGDSIAANGVCLTVVEKGADHYSVDVSAETFSCTIGFTPGEAVNLEKALRLADRLGGHIVSGHVDGVGEVVRFESLGESHRLDIRAPFRLAKYIAAKGSIAVNGVSLTVNRVVGEEFSINLIPHTLEHTGFKALKAGSRVNLEVDMLARYAERLLAYTDATDKD, encoded by the coding sequence ATGTTCACCGGCATCATCCAGGCCGTAGGCCATATCCAGCACCTGGTGGAGCGACCGGGCGGCGATGCCCGCGTGACCATCGCGGCCGGCGGGCTCGATCTTGCCGATGTCGGCCTGGGCGATTCCATCGCGGCCAACGGCGTTTGCCTCACCGTGGTGGAGAAGGGCGCCGACCACTACAGCGTCGACGTCTCGGCCGAGACCTTCAGCTGCACCATCGGCTTCACCCCGGGCGAGGCGGTCAATCTGGAGAAGGCCCTGCGCCTGGCCGACCGCCTGGGCGGCCACATCGTCTCCGGCCACGTCGACGGCGTCGGCGAGGTGGTCCGCTTCGAGTCGCTGGGCGAGAGCCATCGGCTGGATATCCGGGCGCCGTTCCGGCTGGCCAAGTACATCGCCGCCAAGGGCTCGATCGCCGTCAACGGCGTCAGCCTGACCGTGAACCGGGTGGTCGGCGAGGAGTTTTCCATCAACCTGATCCCGCACACCCTGGAGCACACCGGCTTCAAGGCCCTCAAGGCCGGCAGCCGGGTGAACCTGGAGGTCGACATGCTGGCCCGCTACGCCGAGCGCCTGCTGGCCTACACCGACGCAACCGATAAGGATTGA
- the glyA gene encoding serine hydroxymethyltransferase, giving the protein MFSADQTIQKTDPELWAAIQGEAKRQEDHIELIASENYTSPAVMEAQGSVLTNKYAEGYPGKRYYGGCEHVDVVEQLAIDRLKKLFGAEAANVQPNSGSQANQAVFMAFLKPGDTIMGMSLAEGGHLTHGMALNMSGKWFKVVAYGLNAKEEIDYEQMERLAHEHKPKLIIAGASAYSLRIDFERFAKVAKAVGAIFMVDMAHYAGLIAAGLYPNPVPHADVVTSTTHKTLRGPRGGVIMMKAEHEKAINSAIFPGLQGGPLMHVIAGKAVAFKEALSPEFRKYQEQVLANARVMARVLAEERGLRIVSGGTESHVFLVDLRPKKITGKEAEAALGRAHITVNKNAIPNDPEKPFVTSGIRIGSPAMTTRGFTEIEAEKLAHLIADVLDAPNDEAVAKRVAGEVGAMCAKFPVYGNR; this is encoded by the coding sequence ATGTTCTCCGCCGACCAGACCATTCAGAAGACCGATCCCGAGCTTTGGGCCGCCATTCAGGGCGAGGCCAAGCGCCAGGAAGACCACATCGAGCTGATTGCTTCCGAGAACTACACCAGCCCGGCGGTAATGGAGGCCCAGGGTTCGGTGCTGACCAACAAGTACGCCGAGGGCTACCCCGGCAAGCGCTATTACGGTGGCTGCGAGCATGTCGACGTGGTCGAGCAGCTGGCGATCGACCGGCTGAAAAAGCTGTTTGGCGCCGAGGCGGCCAACGTGCAGCCCAATTCCGGCTCCCAGGCCAACCAGGCGGTGTTCATGGCCTTCCTGAAGCCGGGCGACACCATCATGGGCATGAGCCTGGCCGAGGGCGGCCACCTCACCCACGGCATGGCGCTCAACATGTCGGGCAAGTGGTTCAAGGTGGTGGCCTACGGCCTGAACGCCAAGGAAGAGATCGACTATGAGCAGATGGAGCGGCTGGCCCACGAGCACAAGCCCAAGCTCATCATCGCCGGCGCCTCGGCCTATAGCCTGCGCATCGACTTCGAGCGCTTCGCCAAGGTGGCCAAGGCGGTCGGCGCGATCTTCATGGTGGACATGGCCCATTACGCCGGCCTGATCGCCGCCGGGCTCTATCCCAACCCGGTGCCGCACGCCGACGTGGTGACCTCGACCACGCACAAGACCCTGCGCGGCCCGCGCGGCGGCGTGATCATGATGAAGGCCGAGCACGAGAAGGCGATCAACTCGGCCATCTTCCCCGGCCTGCAGGGCGGCCCGCTGATGCACGTGATCGCCGGCAAGGCGGTGGCGTTCAAGGAGGCTCTCTCGCCCGAGTTCCGCAAGTACCAGGAGCAGGTGCTGGCCAATGCCCGGGTGATGGCCCGGGTGCTCGCCGAGGAGCGCGGCCTGCGCATCGTCTCCGGCGGCACCGAGAGCCATGTCTTCCTGGTCGATCTGCGGCCGAAGAAGATCACCGGCAAGGAGGCCGAGGCGGCGCTCGGCCGCGCCCACATCACGGTGAACAAGAACGCCATCCCGAACGACCCGGAGAAGCCCTTCGTCACCTCCGGCATCCGCATCGGCTCGCCGGCCATGACCACGCGCGGCTTCACCGAGATCGAGGCCGAAAAGCTGGCGCACCTGATCGCCGACGTGCTCGACGCGCCCAACGACGAGGCGGTGGCCAAGCGGGTGGCCGGCGAGGTCGGCGCGATGTGCGCCAAGTTCCCGGTCTACGGCAACAGATGA
- the nrdR gene encoding transcriptional regulator NrdR: MKCPFCGATDTQVVETRVSEDGASIRRRRRCAACDKRFTTYETADVRMPHVVKGNGTREEFSIGKLREGFRRALHKRPVPAALVDAAVEHIRQKLLALGEREIGSRQIGEMVMAELYKLDKVAYIRFASVYRSFQDVEDFRDVIRDIEKK; encoded by the coding sequence ATGAAATGCCCTTTCTGCGGCGCGACGGATACCCAGGTGGTCGAGACCCGGGTGTCGGAGGACGGCGCCAGCATCCGCCGGCGCCGGCGCTGCGCCGCCTGCGACAAGCGCTTCACCACCTATGAGACGGCCGATGTCCGCATGCCGCATGTGGTGAAGGGCAACGGCACCCGCGAGGAGTTCTCCATCGGGAAGCTGCGCGAGGGGTTCCGCCGCGCCCTGCACAAGCGGCCGGTGCCGGCGGCGCTGGTCGACGCGGCGGTCGAGCACATCCGCCAGAAACTGCTGGCCCTGGGTGAGCGCGAGATCGGCTCGCGCCAGATCGGCGAGATGGTGATGGCCGAGCTGTACAAGCTGGACAAGGTGGCCTACATCCGCTTCGCCTCGGTCTACCGCAGCTTCCAGGACGTCGAGGACTTCCGCGACGTGATCCGCGACATCGAGAAAAAATAA
- a CDS encoding efflux RND transporter periplasmic adaptor subunit produces the protein MRATLLILFIAGLGLAGCGNKKPEEKKGPPPSLITVAQAEARDLEITEEAVGEADSTTAPKVAAEVAGRVLKVHVEVGDAVKRGQLLAELDPGDYAADARRLEAQAVTQQKLTERYRELARQGFISSSRLEEVEAQNVAAQEVYARAARNLTRTRIVAPISGRVDGRFIAQGDWIELGKPAFQLTSSERLRIRLPFPETVAPRIKPGQAVYLASPSAPDKPFTGKVSEVRPMVGSGSRAFDAIVEVDNPGDWKPGASVTGRVVVEVHPGAVMVPEQSVVLRPAGKVVYVVGNGQAIQRVVRTGIKERGQIEILEGLKAGETVAVDGAGFLSDRAKVSLLPPADKTGQAGAAK, from the coding sequence ATGCGCGCCACCCTGCTGATCCTGTTCATTGCCGGCCTCGGCCTGGCCGGCTGCGGCAACAAGAAGCCGGAGGAGAAGAAAGGCCCGCCCCCCAGCCTGATCACCGTCGCCCAGGCCGAGGCGCGCGATTTGGAGATCACCGAGGAGGCCGTGGGCGAGGCCGACAGCACCACGGCGCCCAAGGTCGCTGCCGAGGTGGCCGGCCGCGTGCTCAAGGTCCACGTCGAGGTCGGCGACGCGGTCAAACGCGGCCAGCTGCTGGCCGAGCTCGACCCCGGCGACTACGCGGCCGACGCCCGGCGGCTCGAGGCCCAGGCCGTCACCCAGCAGAAGCTGACCGAGCGCTATCGCGAGCTCGCCCGTCAGGGTTTCATCTCCTCGAGCAGGCTGGAAGAGGTCGAGGCGCAGAACGTCGCCGCCCAGGAGGTCTACGCCCGCGCCGCGAGAAACCTGACGCGCACCCGCATCGTCGCGCCGATTTCAGGCCGCGTCGACGGGCGCTTCATCGCCCAGGGCGACTGGATCGAGCTGGGCAAGCCCGCCTTCCAGCTCACCAGCAGCGAGCGCCTGCGCATCCGCCTGCCCTTCCCCGAGACCGTGGCGCCGCGCATCAAACCTGGCCAGGCGGTGTATCTTGCCAGCCCCAGCGCGCCGGACAAGCCCTTCACCGGCAAGGTGAGCGAGGTGCGGCCCATGGTCGGCAGCGGCAGTCGGGCCTTCGACGCCATCGTCGAGGTCGACAACCCCGGCGACTGGAAACCCGGCGCCTCGGTCACCGGCCGGGTGGTGGTCGAGGTCCATCCCGGCGCGGTGATGGTGCCCGAGCAAAGCGTGGTGCTGCGCCCGGCCGGCAAGGTGGTCTATGTCGTCGGCAACGGCCAGGCCATCCAGCGCGTGGTCAGGACCGGCATCAAGGAGCGCGGCCAGATCGAGATTCTGGAGGGCCTCAAGGCCGGCGAGACGGTGGCGGTCGACGGCGCCGGCTTTTTGTCGGACCGTGCCAAAGTCAGCCTGCTGCCACCGGCCGATAAGACCGGCCAGGCGGGCGCCGCGAAATGA
- the ribD gene encoding bifunctional diaminohydroxyphosphoribosylaminopyrimidine deaminase/5-amino-6-(5-phosphoribosylamino)uracil reductase RibD yields the protein MFTADDHLHMARALRLAARGLYTTMPNPRVGCVIVKDGRVVGEGWHERAGEPHAEIHALRAAGAAARGATVYVSLEPCSHHGRTPPCANALIDAGVARVVAAMRDPNPQVAGNGIELLTLAGVRAEVGLLAAEAHELNPGFVSRMTRGRPWLRLKTASSLDGKTALNNGQSQWITGAAARADVQRWRARSCAILTGVGTVAADDPQMTVRDFDIGRQPLKVILDSQLRTPPTARILAGGALVVAALDLKERRAALSAAGAEVLVLPGADGHVDLPALLVELGRRGINEVHVEAGAVLNGAFLAAGLVDEWLAYVAPKVMGDAARGLFGLPELSEMAGCRDFRLHDLAQVGGDLRLLLRPL from the coding sequence TTGTTCACGGCAGACGACCACCTCCACATGGCCCGCGCCCTGCGACTGGCGGCGCGCGGGCTGTACACGACGATGCCGAATCCGCGCGTGGGTTGCGTCATCGTCAAGGATGGGCGCGTGGTCGGCGAGGGCTGGCATGAGCGGGCCGGCGAGCCGCATGCCGAGATCCACGCCCTGCGCGCGGCCGGGGCGGCGGCGCGCGGCGCCACCGTCTACGTCAGCCTGGAGCCGTGCAGCCACCATGGCCGCACCCCGCCTTGCGCCAACGCCCTGATCGATGCCGGCGTGGCGCGCGTGGTGGCGGCGATGCGCGATCCCAACCCGCAGGTGGCCGGCAACGGCATCGAGCTTTTGACCCTGGCCGGGGTGCGCGCCGAGGTGGGGCTGCTGGCGGCCGAGGCGCATGAACTCAACCCCGGCTTCGTCTCCCGCATGACCCGCGGCCGTCCCTGGCTGCGGCTGAAGACGGCGTCCAGCCTGGACGGCAAGACCGCGCTCAACAACGGCCAGTCGCAGTGGATCACCGGGGCGGCGGCGCGGGCCGATGTCCAGCGCTGGCGGGCGCGCAGCTGCGCCATCCTGACCGGGGTGGGCACGGTGGCGGCCGACGATCCGCAGATGACCGTGCGCGACTTCGATATCGGGCGCCAACCTTTGAAGGTGATCCTCGACAGCCAGCTGCGCACGCCGCCGACGGCGCGCATCCTGGCCGGCGGCGCTTTGGTGGTCGCCGCACTCGACCTGAAGGAGCGGCGCGCCGCCCTGAGCGCGGCGGGGGCTGAGGTGCTGGTGCTGCCGGGCGCCGACGGCCATGTCGATCTTCCCGCGCTGCTGGTCGAGCTGGGCCGGCGTGGCATCAACGAGGTGCACGTCGAGGCCGGGGCGGTGCTCAACGGCGCCTTCCTGGCGGCCGGCCTGGTCGACGAGTGGCTGGCCTATGTCGCGCCCAAGGTCATGGGCGATGCCGCCCGCGGCCTGTTCGGCCTGCCGGAGCTGAGCGAGATGGCCGGCTGCCGCGATTTCCGCCTGCATGACCTGGCCCAGGTCGGCGGCGACCTGCGCCTGCTGCTGCGCCCCCTCTGA